In the Trichoderma atroviride chromosome 4, complete sequence genome, CCAAAACACCATCGCCCAACCAACCAGCTGCTGTTTACAGAAAAATTGATAAGTCCTGCTTACTTGGCTAAGACAACTGAGACTTGATTGATTCGAGCGTATGACATGCTGAATCGCGGCAGCGGAAAAATTGCACGTCTTACACCGAATGAATGCATGATGAGTGTTGAAGCCAGGTACCGGGCTCGCCGAGCTTGGCCTGGACTATACGAAGTGCAATATCCAAGGGTTGGCGATACCCGAAAAAGCCTTTGTTGTCGATCGTGATGATGAATCAATAGCTAGGCTGAGCAATAGTAGTCAGAAACGGCAGAGAGCATCGAGTATATATAGAGCTGGCgatctcttccttcttcgtCCCAATCATCTCACACTTCACTTGCAATAACAACTCAGTTCGAGACATTACAGCTCAACATCTTTGATATCACAAACACGAGTTTATAAACAAACTACAAACTCTTCAAAATGTTCGCCAAGACCGCCGTTGTTATTCTGGCCGCTGTTGCCAGCGTTGTCAGCGCTCTCCCCAGCTCCGAGCCTCCGTCTCGTGTTGAGTCTGCTCCCCGAGCCAAGCGAACCACGTGAGTTTTGTAGATGAGAGATGAGTAGATGCTTTCGGATCGCTAACATCTACCATCAGTCACTCCGGTCTCGCTACCGTTTACGACCAGTTCGGTGCCGCTGGATCTTGCGGCCAAGTGCACGCTGACAGCGACTTCATTGGCGCTCTTACTCCCACCTGGCAGGGTTCTTCATGGCCCCCCCAAGTACTGTGGCCGCAAGGTTTTCATCACCAACACTGGCAgcggtgatggtgttggtggCAAGGGCAACAGCGTCACCATCGCTGTTGCGGATACCTGCCCTGGCTGCCCTTCTGCCGACAGCATTGATCTGTCTCGCGGAGCTTTCAGCTCGCTCACCAACGGTGCCACCACCGGAAACGTCAACATTGACTGGTAAGTATCCGCGCATGCTGGTTCGAGACATCTGTACTGACAAGATTTAGGCATTTCTGCAACACCAACGGCCAGTGCTAAATGTCCATCACGAAGCCTACCAGCTGGATCAGCATGACTGATCTGTTACAATTTTGCTTGCCTTCGATTCTCTCTATATATTGATGTACATACTCTTTCAATGACCTCATGCACATAGTTGAATATTGATGAATATACATCAACTTTACATACTATTCCTTATGCGTCTTATGTGATCTTTCGTCTACAATATTTGGCACGGATCAGGGGGAAGCGAGGCGTAGAGGATTTTCTAGGGCGGTATATATCACAAGCTGCAATACGTTGTATGTCTGTTGATTACTCTAGTCCTATTGTATATTTGTAGAGTTCTTTAATACGTCAACGCAGTAGACTATCGTAGAGAAGTTGTCGTCCATGCCGTTCAACAAGGTAGAATCACAATGATGAATACTACTAATCTATATGCACTCCTGAATACGTTTAAATGCATTGCATGTTGATTAGCAATATACGAAGAAGGCGTATTTAATATGACAAGTATTGACATAATGTCTAGCATGAATGCCCAAGCCACGCCACGTGCGTTTAATTTATTCAAGTCGATACTCTATCCATTCATGACCTGCTAAAGGTACCGCTAATCGCACTCCAAACACCCCGGTATGCCTTGACAATTGCATGTCTTCCGTCATATAAAGGATATATGACCACCGCGAAGAATGCTAGAAACTGCCATATAATCGCAACCGTCGTCCAGCCGGAAAAGAAGGATTTGGTGAAGATGTAGTTTCGGTATAATGGCATTGGCCATGCGACAAAAGTGACGAGAACGACTACGACAAAGAAGATCCAAGCTATGCGGTACCAACGATGCAGTTCTTGTAACGTCGCCTCATCAAATGGATGCTGCACATTGTCAAGGTCGAGTGTGCTTGGATCGCTATTTATCGACACGCTCGTATTACCTTTTTCTCCAATGTCAAGAGTCTTGGCATTCTCTGGATCGGAAGCTGTAACTGATATATTCTCGCTTGGTGAATTTGAAGCCCCAATACCATGGCTATTTGACTCGCTGGTATCTTTATCAGTTATGGCATCCTTTTCCCTGTTGCTCGAAAGTGATGGTTCAGGTCCATCGAGCTTTGGTGCTTCTGCAAGCTCAATGAGCAAGAATCGTCGCCAATCAAATGTCTCTGGCTTGTAAAGAGAAATGACAACTGAGTAAAGAgcaggagagaagaaggacgcaATAGCTCCATACAAGGCAGGGAAACTGGCCTCCGTCGTTGCGATGTTGATAGTGCCGTAGAGCGACTTGGCTGTAGCCAGCCAAACACTGAGGCCCGTGAGGAATCCGAGAATTGGCGATGCGACGGCCGCTAGTCTCGTCTGCTTCGACCACGCAAGGGTCAGACCCAGGGGAATGATGCCGGGGCAGGAGAGGATTGGCCTGAAGTAGCCGATCCATGTCATGTCAGCTCCACCATAGTTGAGTGCCAGTGAGATGCCGGTAATGAAAATGGCATGGAAAACAACGGCAAGGTGGCTGACTCTCATAATCTTCTTATCCGATGCCTTTGGGTCAATGTACGTTTTATAAACGTCGAATGATAGAATGCTGCTGACGGCAATcatggaagaagagacggTGCTAGTAAGAGCCATGAATAAGAGAACAAAGAAGGCCACAATTCCCTTATCTCCGATGAGAGCCTTGATTGTGTACGGCATCACCAAGCCTGCATTAACAAGGTCTGGAGAGAACTCGCCGGGGTATGTCGGGAAAATCGGAGTGTTATGAATGGCCCTGGCAGTGAGACCAATAACGGTGCCGAGGCCCCATGGAATCCCGAATATAGCAATTGCTGCAAGGTTATAGCCAGGCACGGTAGCTTTGACCTCAGTAGCAAATGACTTTTGCCAGAATGCCGTATCCTGTCGGGCGAAGAATCAGCAAAGTTACGCATCAAAAGAACTTGAAGCACAGGCTCATTCTTACCATGACCACGAGAGCAAGGTTTCCGAACTTGAGAATCAGTCCCCAAATAATCGAGTCAAGGGACTTCATTGTAAGCAGGGATCCCTCGTAATTTCCTGCAATAATATTTTCCGAGGCCGTCGCCATGACCTTGTCATACAAACCTCCAAGGCCTCCCACTGCATCGTGAGTTAACGTTGTTAGGGTGAAGTAAATGATTAGGATCAAAGCAATAGTCGTGTGAAGGTAGTCTGTCAAAAAGGTCGCCTTAAGGCCTCCCACTGCCGTATACAAGACCACTGCCGCATAATGTCAGCAGGCGTGTTCTGTTTAAATCCATTTCAGGTGCAAATTAGTGACACTTACCTCCGAGAGGAATGAGAATGGTGGCTGCAACAAAATGCATGCCAGACACACCATAGATCAGTTGCGACCCAGTTAAGATCATGGATGCGCATCCAAAGACGTTGTTTGTGATATTCAAGACAATGAACACAAGATGACCAAGTTTGCCATAACGCATCCGGATAATTTCCAATGATGTGTGTGCATATGGTACGCGAATTTTGGCCAGCACGCCAAGAGCTGCCATCAAAGCAATCTGAAAGCACAGCCCTGTAGCCCACCACTACAAAACAACATACGTCTGTTAATATGTGATGAACCTGACTATAGAATAGTacaagtcaaaaaaaaagagacttaCAAAAGGAACAGCCATCCCGAATTTATAGCAGAATGCAGCTGAAAACACCGTTTCGTTGATCCACATCCAGGATGAAAACACCGCCGACGCTGTTAATCCTGTCCCTACTGATCTATTGGCGACCATGAACATTTCTGAAGTCGATGAATCTTCTGAAAGGTAAGCCCGCTGGATTTTTATGGCCACCAGAACGATGCCGCAAAAGCCAACACCCAATCCTATCAGGAGGCCATATGCCGTTCCCTGAGGGATCACAGGCACCCCGGATACGCCCAGTTGGACCGACATGATGAAGGCCAGATACAGTGGGCTTTTTAAATCGTCGCTAAGTTCCTCGAGCCTCAATGAAAGGATGCCTCTCAAATTATGGGAGATCTGTTGAGACTTTTAAACATATCAACGAGGCAAGTATACCCAAGAGACTTTTTATCTGCCGTTCATCGACCACTGCCGTCTTCTTATCTCGCACTTGTAGATCTTACTATCTTGAGTCTGCACCGTTTCGGGGAATCGTGGAACTCGTAGGCCCATAAACACAGCACGTTGCATTGGGAAGCAATGACGTTATTTTGTCTTCTCAACTAGCTTGTATATATGATCCGTAATAACACAGAAGCCTCTCATAATCTCACCCGCAAGCGTGGTGTTGCGATGAAGCAATACAGGGCCTCTTCAGCGGCCGACAAACGGACTTCGGTAGTTGCCCGTAGATGTTTGCCGACAAAACAAATAATCAGAAAACGATTCGGCTAAATGAGATGAAGTTTGCAAGTCGATTTAATTCGACATTTTACTGGAAATCGATTGTATCAAGTATGCGAGATCGGCCGTTGATGTGAGATCATGGTGGGAATTGCGTGCTATGTGCGTAGTGTGACGACTTTATAGCGGCACATCAACGATGCTAGGTATTGCTCCATGCACAAAATACTAGCGAGATATTATTTATGACTTGAACCAATCTAATATGATTCAATGCGACCAATTGGGTGATTTGAGTAGCTGAGATAATTTATTGGGGTATTTAATATATGCTATTTCTACTTCTGATTCAAAAGCCCTCCGATCTTCAAATAAACCAGTCTTGCATCTTAACTCTGCTATGATATACGCATCACAGAGTAATATCCGTCTCTTCTGAAGATATTGCTGTACAATAATATTGAAGCAACCATGGGCGATAAAATACCAGCCGCGGCCGATGGCCTacaagccaaaggcaagaaaCAAATCATCCTGAACGCATTCGTCATGAATACTCCAGGCCACTTATCTCCTGGCTTCTGGCGACATCCGAAAAACAAGACGGACCAGTACACAAAACTCTCATTCTGGACAGACCTTGCGCAACTCTTGGATAAAGCGCAGTTTCATGCCATGTTCATCGCAGATACTCTGGGGCCATACGACGTATACAAGGGACCTGCCAACGTCGTGCCAGCTTTGGCGTCTGGCGCTCAGTATCCAGTCAACGACCCGTTGTACCTTGTTCCTGCAATGGCAGCTGTAACAAAAAACCTGATCTTTGGCGTTACAGCCAGTTTGACCTATGAGAAGCCTTATGCACTTGCTCGACGTCTGTCTACCGTAGACCATTTGAGCGAGGGCCGTGTTGCTTGGAACATTGTCACATCATATCTCGACAGCGCAGCTCGCAACCACGGGCTCAAGGAGCAAATTCCTCATGATGAAAGATATGCCATTGCTCACGAGTACATGGAAGTGCTCTATAAACTGTGGGAAGGGAGTTTCCGGGATGGCGCAGTTCTTCGAGACCGTGAAAGCGGCACATACATTGCAAGTGACGGCGTTGTTCAGATCCTGCACAAGGGCAAATATTTCGAAGTGCCTGGGCCCCATTTCTGCGAGCCGTCTCCTCAGCGCACTCCATTCCTCTTCCAAGCAGGCGTGTCGGAGGCAGGCAACGGTTTCGGAGGAAAGCATGGAGAGGCCATCTTTGTTGGTGGCCAGACGCCAGAGGGAGTAAGAAAGACTGTGGATAACATACGAGATGTAGCGCGACAGGAAGGGCGGAACCCAGACCATATCAAAGTCATTGTTGGTATGCTCATCATCGTTGCTGCAACAgacgaagaagctcaagccaAAAGGGAAAGCTATCTCCAGTACGCCGACCAAGAAGGTGCTTTAGCTCTATTCGGTGGATGGACTGGCGTCGATCTTTCTGGCTACTccgacgatgaagatttTCGCTTCACAGAGTCTCCAAGATTGCAGTCAATTGTCAGAAGGTGGTCAGACACTGTTCCAGGTACTGACAATCTTCCAtggacaaagagaagaattgTGGAATATCTCAGCCTGGGCGGCCTTGGTGCAAAGGCAGTCGGAAGCCCAACAACAGTAGCGGATGAGCTAGAGAGGTGGATTGAGGTATCTGGAGTAGATGGATTCAACCTAGCTCACGTTACAAATCCGGGTAGTTTCGAGGACATCATCgagtttcttcttcctgaGCTGAGGAAGCGAGGTGTCTTCCGAAGCGATGTTGAGAAGGAGGGCGCAACGGCAAGAGAAGTGTTTATTGGGTCGAAGAGGCTGCCAGAGGATCACCCAGGCAGTCAGTACAAGTGGCGGGCCGGCGAGGCTCTGCCAGAATATCGCCAGAGAGAAATCGGGAAGACGGCTAGCGATTAGTAGAAGATATCGCGATATCGACGTGCCCTAGCGTGCCATGATGCATGGCTTTtgtatatatttttataggCAGTTTGAGTCTCTCGGTTCATCTGATGTATCAGAGCATTAACAGGGCATTTTTGAATAGATTTCATGCTCAGTCAATCGCATGCATTTAATGACTGTCGAAGCAGTCGTAATGCATTTTGGTATGAAGGTACATTGGGAAAAATATTTGCTTGAGAGAAAGTCTCCAAAAACTCATATAGAAACGTCTTATCGGAAACATCTTCCTGCGTGTTCGCAGCCAACGCGAGCGTCAGGGCACAGCTGAGCGTGACGTGAACAAAAACCCACGATCTCCGAATCGGGCAATCGAGCCTGAGCAGTTCCAGATACGTGCGAAGAACAGAGCGGCAGCGCTCCAGATGGGTGTCTGTGAGTTCTTTGCTGTACTCATCGCCATACGAGAGCATGACTGGACGGTAGAGACAGAGCACCACCGAATCCACAAATTCGCGGAAGAAATGATGCTGGATACAATCGTCTCGGTTTCTGCATACCGAGGCATTCTGAAGGTGAGAAGCAGACCGCGCGACAATTTGATCAACTACTTTCTTGAAATCGCGAAtctcaagaagagagagctgcCGTTTGGAGAACTTGGCCTTATTGGTAGCTTGGCTTATCTTATTGGCCGTTATGAAGAGGTGATTGCAGCTGTGCGTGAAGGGATACTGCCGAGATGACTCTTGGGCTGGCGAGATATCATCCAGAACCGTAATACAAGACGGCCGCCCGTACCAAAGAGAGACCAGCGTGTCTTGCCATATTAGTGACCGCCTACCCAGTTGTTAATGGAAGCCATTATAAGTTGAcatttaaataaattaaatgTATCACTTACCAGATGTAGTAATTTACAGTCGCCTCGCCTTTCTGTTTTATGGCAACATCGTCGGGGTCTGGAGAACAATGAAGGCCGAGTGTTTGCGCAAGACGTATAGTCAGCCCTGGAGTACATTCACGTATAATTAGCACCATATTCTTAACGCATTAAATCAGATTTTGCCAAAGAGTATTCACCTAAAATGGACCAAGAGGCCCCAGCATTCGCTTGGTTCTGCAAAAAGTTGACGAGCAGTATGAGGGCCTGGATGGTGTGGGTAtcaggaaaagaaatgaagtTGTTCAGTCGCAAGCACTGCATAGAGCAGCATGCTATGAGTTTCGGCATCCGTCAGAAATAGTGACTCGCATAATGACCAACAAAAAGAGACTTACCAAACACGCCGGCTTTGAGCAGCTCAGATTCTTGGTCGTAGCGAAGCTGCGCGCTACATGCGAGAATACCAAATAGTAATCCGAACCAGGTCAAGGTGCATTCAGCTGGTGGAGTTTGCAACGCTGCATCCGGATTATTTCTTCTAGCGCAAAGAAAACGAGACAATGCAGCTTCAAATTGAACGAAATTGATGGTAAAGGGCAAAATACGGAATAGCGATGTCTGAAAGTACTGAACGTAGCTTTCTGCGTATTAGTTGGGAGGCACCCAGACGGAGATGTTGCGATTAGGACTCACCTCTTTATCTGCTCATCTTCAGGCAAAGCACTATAAATTACTTCAGGGCCGTCTGTCGGTTTCCATAGATTGGCAAATGGCATCAAAGCCCCGGAGTCCTGAAGACACAAAAGTTCGAATATGGTCTGCGGATTCGTTGAGGGCTTAAAAGCAGCTATTGGCGGGCTACTTCCTCCCTGAAGCCGTTGAAGAGAGCTGAGATTCTGAAACGTCGTAAGAAGGCTGGGAAGAGACTCCGGGCCCAGATGAACCCTAGTATTATACGGGGCAATCGGGTTCACATAAAGTCCTTGAGATATATCGTTGGCAAGGCTAGCGGCCGTGACATCGCTTTCGCTGGGTGCGGATGAGCCCGGATTAGAGACGTTACTAGCTCTAGACGGGTGGTTGACATCCGGAGCTAGAGTATAACTGCAAAGATCGGGGTGTCCACGGATGGCGCAACTCTCGCAAGGCTGGCCAAAGTTGCACTTGACTTTGCGTCGCCTGCACGGATAACACGCCTTTGCTGCTCGGAACCTTCGCCGCTTCGTGATGACCAAGTCGAATTCATGGGTGGAGAGCTTTGGCGCCTTGTCTTGGGACATTGACACGGTTCAATGTTTTGTTAGCGATGGTGGCGAATGCTTAATTCGGCGCGTTTCCGTTACTACATTTGTAGATTGCTTTCATTCTTTAGTTTGCACGTGGTCAAGTCTCGTGCGAATTTCAGTGAAGTCCTGCTTAGCAAACAACATGAATGGCAGATGGGATAAAAACTCCTCGAGCATAGTCCATCCTAAATGACAACCTAGGCAGTTCCATTCTAGGTGGTTAAGCTTTGTTATCGAATGGGTTCGTCCTATCAGCAGGCTTGATActgccgatgccgatgccgcaAAGAACCGCACATGATCTGTCACCCCTCTTATTAATCATGACCCTAGCCTGCTACTTGAGTGGATCAACCATTGATGGTGGCTGATGCCTATCTACAAATGCCTAATGTAGTAGGCCGTTAAGTAACGTGCCAAACAAAGCATAAACGATTTGCGGCAAATCTTTGTCCGAGGCCTATAGCTTGCGGCATGTAGGCCTATGCCAAGACTCTTAGAAGTGATGGGGATAGGAAATGGAGAAACAGCGTCACATGCCGAAGTTGGCGGAGGAGggtcaagaaaaaaaattgatgaAAATATTGATAACTCAATAAGAATTGACTATGTTGGAGACGTAGAAAATATGAACAGTTCAAGTCCTAATCGTATCTACCAATTGGTGATGCCCAATTCTGTCTCTTTTGTTCGCGCAAACGGCAGCCTCATCGTGCACCGCCACCACCCAGCCACATATGGTGGGGTTATTGTGGCTGATCCTCAGCCTTGCGCAGCTCCAGTCTTGCTCTCCCAACCAAAGCAGCCCCTCCAAGCCATTCAACGATTCTCATCCCGTCTGCTGTTTTGAAGCCTAAACGATCCAGAACGTGTGGTTGAGAAACATCAGCGCCACACTCCTCATGAATCGCCAACGACCGCGCCTTAAGAATGGGGTTGATCTCCAGCTTCAATCAGCCTTTCAGGATGGCAACTGGCCAGTCGTGATCCGCCTTGCCGAGAAGCGAGCCAAGATCTCAAACGACCAGTACTATGAGGTGAGCTTTACAACTCATAGATTCAACTTTCTGAAGCTGACTGAGCATCTTGCTACTGAAGTTTCTCAAAATATGTGCCGAGAGCCAGCTTGATGATCCCAGCACCAAAtttgctgccgttgctgctgtcTGGAAGCATGTCAAGGACGGCAGCACCATCAAGGATGTAGAGGCAATTGAGCTGATGGAGTGGGCCACGACAAACTTGATTGATGCAGATGATTTTGCCGAGACTCTGGGGCCGCTGAGAGTGCGCGCCGTCAAGGCCTCGCCAAAGGACAAGTTTGCTGCTACACGCTGTCTGGAATCGTGCTTGCTTCACTGGGATTTGGCCAGTGCTCAACAGGTAAACCCGCCGCGTATCCAGTTTTGAGATTAGTATCGACGCTGACCAGATCAAGATTGCGGCCATCATCGATCGCTCGTTCCCGCAGGAGAGGGACTGGCTATTCTGGAATATTGTCATCACGCATCTTCTTTCTGTGAGTGTCATACTCGAGCCACTATCCATGTGCCCAACTCTAGCTTGCTAATATTGCCATAGACAAGTCCACTGACCACGCCCGACAAACGGAAGCTGTACGGTACTTTGGCTCAAAAGCAGATCGAGAGAGCTGCTCAAGCCGCAGAACAGGTATTACACTCTTCAAATGCGATCTGGCCCATTGCAATACTAATGCCGACTCTCTATCTAGGCTCAAGACTCAAATGAGGCATCTAGCAAAGCCCCATCTAGGCGTGTGAAgacggaagaagaggttCTATTGCTCTATGACATTGTTGAGACACACGGTACACCCGAAGACTTCCGCAAACTCATCTCTAGCTCTATTTTCTCTCCGGTTGTTCAGTTTCGCCGAGGTCGAAAGGAGGTAGTAATGCGCGCCATTGCCAAGTTTAGTCGAGATGGTGACTGGCCGGCGGTATTCAACCTCTGCAACGACTGTCTCTCCGACTGCGATGCCGATGGACAATTGACCCTACTGGCATCAGACA is a window encoding:
- a CDS encoding uncharacterized protein (EggNog:ENOG41~SECRETED:SignalP(1-19)), producing MFAKTAVVILAAVASVVSALPSSEPPSRVESAPRAKRTTHSGLATVYDQVLHGPPKYCGRKVFITNTGSGDGVGGKGNSVTIAVADTCPGCPSADSIDLSRGAFSSLTNGATTGNVNIDWHFCNTNGQC
- a CDS encoding uncharacterized protein (EggNog:ENOG41), which gives rise to MSQDKAPKLSTHEFDLVITKRRRFRAAKACYPCRRRKVKCNFGQPCESCAIRGHPDLCSYTLAPDVNHPSRASNVSNPGSSAPSESDVTAASLANDISQGLYVNPIAPYNTRVHLGPESLPSLLTTFQNLSSLQRLQGGSSPPIAAFKPSTNPQTIFELLCLQDSGALMPFANLWKPTDGPEVIYSALPEDEQIKSYVQYFQTSLFRILPFTINFVQFEAALSRFLCARRNNPDAALQTPPAECTLTWFGLLFGILACSAQLRYDQESELLKAGVFACCSMQCLRLNNFISFPDTHTIQALILLVNFLQNQANAGASWSILGLTIRLAQTLGLHCSPDPDDVAIKQKGEATVNYYIWRSLIWQDTLVSLWYGRPSCITVLDDISPAQESSRQYPFTHSCNHLFITANKISQATNKAKFSKRQLSLLEIRDFKKVVDQIVARSASHLQNASVCRNRDDCIQHHFFREFVDSVVLCLYRPVMLSYGDEYSKELTDTHLERCRSVLRTYLELLRLDCPIRRSWVFVHVTLSCALTLALAANTQEDVSDKTFLYEFLETFSQANIFPNVPSYQNALRLLRQSLNACD
- a CDS encoding uncharacterized protein (EggNog:ENOG41) — encoded protein: MGDKIPAAADGLQAKGKKQIILNAFVMNTPGHLSPGFWRHPKNKTDQYTKLSFWTDLAQLLDKAQFHAMFIADTLGPYDVYKGPANVVPALASGAQYPVNDPLYLVPAMAAVTKNLIFGVTASLTYEKPYALARRLSTVDHLSEGRVAWNIVTSYLDSAARNHGLKEQIPHDERYAIAHEYMEVLYKLWEGSFRDGAVLRDRESGTYIASDGVVQILHKGKYFEVPGPHFCEPSPQRTPFLFQAGVSEAGNGFGGKHGEAIFVGGQTPEGVRKTVDNIRDVARQEGRNPDHIKVIVGMLIIVAATDEEAQAKRESYLQYADQEGALALFGGWTGVDLSGYSDDEDFRFTESPRLQSIVRRWSDTVPGTDNLPWTKRRIVEYLSLGGLGAKAVGSPTTVADELERWIEVSGVDGFNLAHVTNPGSFEDIIEFLLPELRKRGVFRSDVEKEGATAREVFIGSKRLPEDHPGSQYKWRAGEALPEYRQREIGKTASD
- a CDS encoding uncharacterized protein (TransMembrane:15 (o18-39i60-77o97-116i137-158o164-189i201-220o260-281i293-318o358-384i405-424o436-454i461-480o500-521i636-655o667-691i)), which gives rise to MSVQLGVSGVPVIPQGTAYGLLIGLGVGFCGIVLVAIKIQRAYLSEDSSTSEMFMVANRSVGTGLTASAVFSSWMWINETVFSAAFCYKFGMAVPFWWATGLCFQIALMAALGVLAKIRVPYAHTSLEIIRMRYGKLGHLVFIVLNITNNVFGCASMILTGSQLIYGVSGMHFVAATILIPLGVVLYTAVGGLKATFLTDYLHTTIALILIIYFTLTTLTHDAVGGLGGLYDKVMATASENIIAGNYEGSLLTMKSLDSIIWGLILKFGNLALVVMDTAFWQKSFATEVKATVPGYNLAAIAIFGIPWGLGTVIGLTARAIHNTPIFPTYPGEFSPDLVNAGLVMPYTIKALIGDKGIVAFFVLLFMALTSTVSSSMIAVSSILSFDVYKTYIDPKASDKKIMRVSHLAVVFHAIFITGISLALNYGGADMTWIGYFRPILSCPGIIPLGLTLAWSKQTRLAAVASPILGFLTGLSVWLATAKSLYGTINIATTEASFPALYGAIASFFSPALYSVVISLYKPETFDWRRFLLIELAEAPKLDGPEPSLSSNREKDAITDKDTSESNSHGIGASNSPSENISVTASDPENAKTLDIGEKGNTSVSINSDPSTLDLDNVQHPFDEATLQELHRWYRIAWIFFVVVVLVTFVAWPMPLYRNYIFTKSFFSGWTTVAIIWQFLAFFAVVIYPLYDGRHAIVKAYRGVWSAISGTFSRS